tgataataataattgatccatttttccttcaagaaagaatttaaaagaaaggtTATACATAAAGAATATTAAACCCTACTTATGGCAGAAATAGATgtctttgaaaataaattgatgaTACTCATGGCATTTCAATGCTTAAATATGTGTAATTGAGCAAGCTGACTGGCTTTAAAAGGCATTGTATCGCATAGTAATAATCCAGCCAATTGCAATTGAACCCAATAACACACCCAGAATACCAAAGAACCAAGCCAAATTGTTAGTATCTCTTCCAGGGACTGGAACGTTCATGCCGAATAAACCGGTGACCAAGTTCATGGGAACAAGCAAAGTACCAATAAGGGTAATTTTACCTAAGGCACCGTTAGTGCGAGAATTCTCTTCGATTGAATTTGAGGTCAATTGTGCAAGGTAATTACTGTGTGTGCGTGACAAGATTTTCTCAAACTGGGAAAGGTTGGAAGTCATGGTGACTAAATGGTCTTGAATGTCTCCAAGGTAAAGACCAATTTCACCAGTAGGGGCAATAGTCCATTTTTCATTGCATCTCTTAGCGAGCATTTTAATAACATCTGCCTTTCCATATAAAAGTCGGAACATTCCCATTGTCTTTTTGCGACATTCACCAATTCGTCTCAACATATCAGAAGAATCTTCACTACGCCCAACAAGTACCGAGTCTTCAATAGCCTCGGTTTCAGTTTCAATACCACGGATCAACGGAACAAATGCATCCGTAATGTCATCAATGAGGGCGTAACAAAGCCAGTCAGAGGAAACATGCACATAATCTCGAAGTTGTCGAGCACGACGTCGCACAGAAGCTGGATGGGTAGCTGAACTAAAGTGGAAGGTTAACAAGCCCTCTCTAAAAACAACGATATACATGTTCAAAGGCTCCAAATAGTTGGCTAGCTCGGGATCCTGTTCAAAAGATCGAAAACAAACGAAATAGTAGGAACCGAAAAGCTCAACTTTTTCTCTTGCTTCCTGAACACGAATATCTTCTGTAGTCAAAGGATGAATCGAGAATGCCTTCGAAAGTACACGCATTTCTATATCAGTAGGATCTAAACAATCCAACCACCAAACACCCTTCTCTGGACAAAATAAGGAGCGGAAACTAGTCGCCCCGTCATCCAGTAAATCCGATAATACAGATGCATGGATAGTTTCATTTTGATTAGATGAAAAGAAACTAAACCGATAGGGAGAATCCGACATAGAAGTAACAGATCGTCTCCCGCCGGAATAGTAAGAAGACCGAAGAGGAACCTCTGCAGCTTTTTCTGCATTATTGGAGTGCAAGGAGCTAGAGGGATCATTAGGATCGTGTGGACTTAAGTCATTCCAGTGAGGCTCAAAAGGCTTACAAGTACTATATTGCCTAGAGCGAAAGTGATCAGTATTCTgcctttgtttttgaagttcCTCTTCTGCGAAATTGTCAAGTTCATCGAAATCAATTCCCTTATTGACATGCGATTCTTCTTGCATAGGAAAGCACACATCTTCCTCAACGACCCGTGTATTCTCATCGACTTGAGAATCAACTTCACGGTCCTCATTGTCTGCAATAGAAGAATGTGTGCTCTTAAGTCTTGGTTGAACAGTAAACGTCTCATCGGAAAACTGAGCAGTGGACTTCGTTGGAAGTTCGGTGAGATCTGTATCCGACTGGTAGGGGGGTTTTGGAATAGTGGTGTGCGGACAGTCTACCGCGGCGGAGCAAGACTTGGTAGCACTAGGTCTACGGGGATGAACCATAAATGAAGGATCCTCGACAGAGAGGTACAATGTCTTGTCTATAGGTAAATTTTCGTCACTGCCAGAAACATCGGAAGAAGAACTCGAAGATAACGAATCAGAATTTGAATCATTCTTTATACTCATAGAGGACACCGAATAAAGAGAATCGCTTGAGGAAGATTTACGACTTTTGCTAAGATGGTAATGTGTACCGAGAGTATCAAAACTTCCGCGACCTTCGTTATAGCGGCTTGCATGTTGAGAAGAGGAACCCATGGAAGCAGATAAAGCTTTGATATCCGGAATACCATCAGGTACCTCCAGGGTAGACTTTGGGCTGTGTTTGACACGTCTACCACGATGTTTCTTGTTCGACTGTGGTTTCTTTGAATCCGAACAAGAACCGCATGTCGGGCAAACATGCAACGTGTCCATATC
This region of Schizosaccharomyces pombe strain 972h- genome assembly, chromosome: II genomic DNA includes:
- a CDS encoding CorA family magnesium ion transporter, translated to MSFQQPSNGAQGGNNNALEKTSSNEATSSSSTQVSSLSASGISVSTPRVSPFEPERNMQVQSSQHLEANVQSPVSSQTTYATPSAYAVPQESEIELHESEMVPQKPKKKKRSRRNRKASRKKIPATQSSSADMDTLHVCPTCGSCSDSKKPQSNKKHRGRRVKHSPKSTLEVPDGIPDIKALSASMGSSSQHASRYNEGRGSFDTLGTHYHLSKSRKSSSSDSLYSVSSMSIKNDSNSDSLSSSSSSDVSGSDENLPIDKTLYLSVEDPSFMVHPRRPSATKSCSAAVDCPHTTIPKPPYQSDTDLTELPTKSTAQFSDETFTVQPRLKSTHSSIADNEDREVDSQVDENTRVVEEDVCFPMQEESHVNKGIDFDELDNFAEEELQKQRQNTDHFRSRQYSTCKPFEPHWNDLSPHDPNDPSSSLHSNNAEKAAEVPLRSSYYSGGRRSVTSMSDSPYRFSFFSSNQNETIHASVLSDLLDDGATSFRSLFCPEKGVWWLDCLDPTDIEMRVLSKAFSIHPLTTEDIRVQEAREKVELFGSYYFVCFRSFEQDPELANYLEPLNMYIVVFREGLLTFHFSSATHPASVRRRARQLRDYVHVSSDWLCYALIDDITDAFVPLIRGIETETEAIEDSVLVGRSEDSSDMLRRIGECRKKTMGMFRLLYGKADVIKMLAKRCNEKWTIAPTGEIGLYLGDIQDHLVTMTSNLSQFEKILSRTHSNYLAQLTSNSIEENSRTNGALGKITLIGTLLVPMNLVTGLFGMNVPVPGRDTNNLAWFFGILGVLLGSIAIGWIITMRYNAF